One window from the genome of Trabulsiella odontotermitis encodes:
- the dtd gene encoding D-aminoacyl-tRNA deacylase → MIALIQRVTRASVTVEDEVTGEIGPGLLVLLGVEREDDEQKANRLCERVLGYRIFSDADGKMNLNVQQAGGSVLVVSQFTLAADTERGMRPGFSKGASPERAEALYEYFVARCRQQEMNTQTGRFAADMQVSLVNDGPVTFWLQI, encoded by the coding sequence ATGATCGCATTAATTCAACGCGTAACCCGTGCCAGCGTCACCGTGGAGGATGAAGTGACGGGTGAAATCGGCCCAGGACTTTTGGTGCTGCTCGGTGTCGAAAGGGAAGACGACGAGCAAAAAGCGAACCGCTTATGTGAGCGCGTCCTGGGATACCGCATCTTCAGCGATGCGGACGGCAAAATGAATCTGAATGTACAACAGGCGGGGGGCAGCGTGCTGGTCGTGTCGCAGTTTACGCTGGCTGCCGATACAGAACGCGGGATGCGTCCGGGTTTCTCGAAAGGCGCTTCGCCGGAGCGCGCAGAAGCCCTGTATGAGTATTTTGTGGCGCGCTGCCGCCAGCAGGAAATGAATACGCAAACCGGGCGATTTGCTGCGGATATGCAGGTTTCGCTGGTCAACGATGGTCCCGTGACGTTCTGGTTGCAGATATGA
- a CDS encoding sensor histidine kinase, which yields MLRSKLIYLIATVMFFILLAYLGIRTLEHEVLLRHYQTQTLAEAETARVAADIENLLQQKASRLHAISDFIDPDDAAALTALNDQDSDINAVFTLRKNQLLYPDERQPLSNEEREWVRQLTPLVNDPSLLTSHIPHAEQETPQAGWFITNETQEPLLIYWRQKGDMIIGFRLSYVQLMMDIANNVQASAAENDPVVRVTENGRQLYQNKETQQQQLTERDTRTLEYPLTTWQISVYGVKAPLYHVWLWGSALIVLLLAVVALLGYSLWREYTRSARQARQQVDFVSQVSHELKTPLTNITLYAELLREGLDDEQTHEQRYLDVITQEGQRLSRLIQNILTFTRAPKTHIQKVDIPRLIAEIAHIFTPAFQAKGMAIEITCPPDITLHSDRDAITQIVSNFLSNAEKYAAQGKRVDIDVQALTDRVEIAVRDYGPGITEKEMKMIFRPFYRVKSSITEGVSGTGIGLTIASQLAQRLHGEIRVTQENPGVCFTLTLPQG from the coding sequence ATGCTCAGAAGCAAGCTGATCTATCTCATCGCCACCGTGATGTTTTTTATCCTGCTTGCTTACCTGGGCATCCGTACGCTGGAACATGAAGTACTGCTGCGTCACTACCAGACGCAGACCCTTGCTGAAGCAGAGACCGCCCGCGTCGCTGCGGACATTGAAAACCTCCTGCAACAAAAAGCCTCGCGACTGCATGCGATCAGCGACTTTATCGATCCTGACGATGCCGCGGCTCTCACCGCGCTTAACGACCAGGACAGCGACATCAACGCTGTGTTTACCCTGCGCAAAAATCAACTACTCTACCCCGATGAACGCCAGCCCCTGAGCAATGAGGAGCGGGAATGGGTACGGCAGCTCACACCGCTGGTTAACGATCCCAGCCTGCTCACCAGCCATATCCCCCACGCAGAACAGGAAACGCCGCAGGCCGGATGGTTTATCACCAATGAAACTCAGGAGCCGTTGCTGATCTACTGGCGGCAGAAAGGCGACATGATCATTGGCTTTCGCCTCTCCTATGTGCAGCTGATGATGGACATCGCCAACAACGTTCAGGCGAGCGCTGCGGAAAACGACCCGGTCGTACGCGTGACTGAGAACGGCCGTCAGCTTTATCAGAACAAAGAAACACAACAGCAACAGTTAACAGAACGGGATACCCGCACACTGGAATACCCGCTGACCACATGGCAAATCAGCGTTTATGGTGTGAAGGCACCGCTTTATCACGTCTGGCTGTGGGGCAGCGCGTTAATTGTTCTGCTACTGGCTGTGGTGGCTCTGCTGGGTTATTCCCTGTGGCGGGAATATACCCGCTCTGCCCGCCAGGCGCGCCAGCAGGTGGATTTTGTCAGCCAGGTATCGCATGAGCTGAAAACCCCACTGACCAACATCACGCTGTATGCCGAACTGCTGCGCGAAGGGCTGGACGATGAGCAAACGCACGAACAGCGCTATCTGGATGTCATCACCCAGGAAGGGCAGCGGTTATCACGGCTCATCCAGAACATCCTGACCTTTACGCGAGCGCCCAAAACGCATATCCAGAAGGTGGATATCCCGCGTCTGATTGCGGAGATCGCCCATATCTTCACTCCGGCGTTTCAGGCGAAGGGAATGGCGATTGAGATTACCTGTCCGCCGGATATCACGTTGCATTCTGATCGTGACGCCATCACGCAAATTGTCAGCAACTTCCTGAGCAATGCCGAAAAATACGCAGCACAGGGCAAGCGGGTGGATATTGACGTGCAGGCGTTAACAGACCGCGTCGAGATCGCCGTTCGCGATTATGGGCCGGGCATTACGGAAAAAGAGATGAAGATGATTTTTCGTCCGTTCTACCGGGTAAAATCATCGATTACCGAAGGGGTTTCTGGCACAGGCATTGGGCTGACCATTGCCTCGCAACTGGCGCAGCGCCTGCACGGAGAGATCCGCGTCACACAGGAAAACCCCGGCGTCTGTTTTACCCTGACCTTACCGCAAGGATGA
- a CDS encoding virulence factor BrkB family protein — MLKTVHQKAKARTGPLTAWLRLLWHRIDEDNMTTLAGNLAYVSLLSLVPLVAVVFALFAAFPMFSDVSIQLRHFIFANFLPTTGDVIQRYIEQFVANSNKMTAVGACGLIVTSLLLMYSIDSALNVIWRSTRVRPRVYSFAIYWMILTLGPLLAGASLAISSYLLSLRWASDFNSVIDDVLRIFPLILSWLAFWLLYSVVPTTRVPNRDAIAGAFVAALLFELGKKGFALYITMFPSYQLIYGVLAVVPILFVWVYWTWCIVLLGAEITVTLGEYRKLKLAAEQQEAEEP, encoded by the coding sequence ATGTTAAAAACCGTTCATCAAAAAGCCAAAGCACGAACAGGGCCGCTGACCGCATGGCTCAGGCTGCTCTGGCATCGTATTGATGAAGATAATATGACGACACTGGCGGGGAACCTCGCTTATGTCTCTTTGCTTTCTCTGGTACCGCTCGTCGCGGTTGTGTTCGCGCTGTTCGCGGCATTTCCCATGTTCTCCGACGTCAGTATCCAGTTGCGCCATTTCATTTTTGCCAACTTCCTGCCGACGACCGGTGATGTCATTCAGCGCTATATCGAACAGTTCGTGGCGAACTCCAACAAGATGACCGCCGTTGGCGCCTGTGGTTTGATCGTCACCTCCTTACTGTTGATGTATTCCATCGACAGCGCGCTCAATGTCATCTGGCGCAGCACACGCGTGCGGCCTCGTGTTTATTCGTTCGCAATTTACTGGATGATTTTAACGCTCGGCCCGCTGCTGGCTGGCGCCAGCCTTGCCATCAGCTCCTATTTGCTGTCGCTGCGCTGGGCCAGCGATTTCAACAGCGTGATTGATGATGTCCTGCGGATTTTCCCGCTCATCCTTTCATGGCTCGCTTTCTGGCTGCTGTACAGTGTCGTCCCGACCACGCGCGTTCCCAATCGCGATGCGATTGCGGGGGCGTTTGTCGCCGCGCTCCTGTTTGAGCTTGGCAAGAAAGGATTTGCCCTTTACATCACCATGTTTCCCTCGTATCAGCTGATTTATGGCGTGCTTGCCGTCGTGCCGATCCTCTTTGTCTGGGTTTACTGGACCTGGTGTATCGTCTTGCTTGGCGCAGAAATTACTGTCACTCTCGGTGAGTATCGCAAACTTAAATTAGCCGCAGAACAACAAGAAGCAGAAGAACCATGA
- a CDS encoding type II toxin-antitoxin system VapC family toxin: MSGSALFDTNILIDLFSGRQAAIAALEAYPSQRAISLITWIEVMVGVPKYGDEERTKAVLELFDIIDINRDIAAKSIELRRTHGMRLPDALILATAQVNNRSLVTRNTKDFAGIPGVVTPYQL, translated from the coding sequence ATGTCCGGCTCAGCGCTCTTCGATACCAACATTTTGATTGATTTGTTCAGCGGGCGGCAGGCTGCGATAGCCGCACTTGAAGCATATCCCTCACAACGGGCGATTAGCCTCATTACCTGGATTGAGGTGATGGTGGGTGTGCCGAAATATGGTGATGAAGAGAGAACCAAAGCGGTGCTGGAATTATTCGACATTATCGATATAAACCGCGACATTGCGGCAAAAAGCATCGAACTGCGCCGTACCCATGGCATGCGATTGCCTGATGCGCTGATCCTTGCCACTGCACAGGTCAACAATCGCAGCCTGGTCACCCGTAATACTAAAGATTTTGCCGGTATTCCAGGTGTTGTGACGCCTTACCAGCTTTAG
- a CDS encoding helix-turn-helix transcriptional regulator produces the protein MMKKSNQTVRCISCELSCQLYPDNTVRSHYCSNATFSIWPEGNNFLKSGVIGKLLLENQNHLSSGFVFVDFSFPNLRYFADQEWVDHLAETGMHIVIIADKSLMPLANYWLTKSNKIQGIIYADDDEFIQQQKIRRLFTGRLANTKRGRTLNFAEFTLLKRFMSGASIQQIIRIDNIDVKKVYVHKLRLEQKLGHSIHKIISHVL, from the coding sequence ATGATGAAAAAGTCGAATCAAACTGTTCGCTGTATTAGTTGTGAATTGTCCTGTCAATTATATCCGGATAATACAGTTCGATCACATTATTGCAGCAATGCAACATTTTCTATTTGGCCAGAGGGCAATAACTTCCTGAAGTCAGGTGTTATTGGTAAATTATTACTTGAGAATCAAAATCATTTATCCAGTGGTTTTGTGTTTGTTGATTTTTCGTTCCCTAATCTACGCTATTTTGCCGATCAGGAGTGGGTCGACCATCTGGCAGAGACAGGGATGCACATTGTCATTATTGCTGATAAGAGTCTGATGCCGCTTGCGAACTACTGGCTGACGAAGAGCAATAAAATACAGGGGATAATCTATGCTGACGATGATGAATTCATCCAGCAGCAAAAGATCCGTCGCCTGTTTACGGGACGACTTGCCAACACCAAGCGTGGGCGTACGCTCAATTTCGCTGAGTTTACCCTGCTCAAACGCTTTATGTCGGGTGCAAGCATCCAACAGATCATCAGGATTGATAATATCGATGTGAAGAAAGTTTATGTTCATAAACTTCGTCTTGAGCAAAAGCTGGGGCACAGCATCCATAAAATCATCTCTCATGTCCTGTAG
- the yihX gene encoding glucose-1-phosphatase — protein MLYIFDLGNVIVDIDFNRVMGAWSDFTRVPLATIKQKFTMGEAFHQHERGEISDEVFAEKLCLEMDLPLSYEQFSHGWQAIFVALRPEVIEIMHKLREQGHRVVVLSNTNRLHTTFWPDEYPEVRQAADHIYLSQEMGMRKPEARIYQKVLELEGYAAADAVFFDDNADNIEGADQLGITTILVTDKETIPHYFAKQLC, from the coding sequence ATGCTCTATATCTTTGATTTAGGAAACGTGATTGTCGATATCGACTTCAACCGTGTTATGGGGGCCTGGAGCGATTTCACGCGTGTTCCGCTGGCAACGATCAAGCAGAAATTTACGATGGGTGAGGCATTTCACCAGCATGAACGCGGTGAAATCAGCGATGAAGTGTTTGCTGAGAAACTATGTCTCGAAATGGATCTGCCGCTCAGCTATGAGCAGTTTTCCCATGGCTGGCAGGCTATCTTTGTCGCGCTTCGCCCGGAAGTAATTGAGATTATGCATAAGCTGCGCGAGCAGGGGCATCGTGTGGTGGTGCTGTCCAACACTAACCGGTTACATACCACGTTCTGGCCAGATGAATATCCGGAAGTCCGCCAGGCAGCAGACCACATTTATCTCTCCCAGGAAATGGGGATGCGCAAACCTGAAGCGCGGATCTACCAGAAAGTGCTGGAACTGGAAGGCTATGCGGCTGCCGATGCGGTCTTCTTTGATGATAACGCCGATAATATAGAAGGGGCCGACCAGTTGGGGATCACCACCATCCTGGTTACCGACAAAGAAACTATCCCGCACTATTTTGCGAAACAGCTATGTTAA
- a CDS encoding CopG family transcriptional regulator codes for MSMVAGIDMGRILLDLSDDVIKRLDDLKQRRKLPRAELLREAVEQYLERQNRTALSDALGLWGDGVVDGLEYERKLREEW; via the coding sequence ATGAGCATGGTTGCAGGAATCGATATGGGCAGAATTCTTCTGGATCTTTCTGATGATGTTATTAAGCGGCTCGACGATCTCAAACAGCGACGCAAACTGCCACGGGCAGAGCTGCTGCGGGAGGCGGTGGAACAATATCTGGAAAGGCAAAACCGTACCGCGCTGAGCGATGCGCTCGGGTTATGGGGCGACGGCGTGGTGGATGGTCTCGAGTACGAACGAAAGCTGCGTGAGGAGTGGTAA
- a CDS encoding autotransporter outer membrane beta-barrel domain-containing protein: MPYPKKYSRIAVAISTALASMVFSAQASYIDFDSLPTSGSITDLPAEIQALIPTGANSQFTKITTPPSNYVYKWDMEAIPVYGDGVTLTGPGMEAFEHTIMVLQNSASGSPGVIFGDDLTIKTQSKNAANNGTDVDGIRTHGANTPNNPVFIITGDRTQIFVDGQSGDGINAGYNARNQGEIGSANIYVGNELYIKTTGFQGRGITANAMKDASQAKNQIIVGDHAHIVTTGGSAEGIRTGQSGSSVRLGNDAIIETSGSSSNAVYAATSSKIDIGNSATVDTTGDYANAVNAVSASMINIGNDATITTLGQNASAAYSSGTSSTVSLGENATLSVDGASSHGVYAYTGTVNVGNNANITVKGTTKASGFATKSPSGLYAISRGKINLAGGAAITMAGTNSDQVYAMNAETGGVIDASVGGQFTIKGDILANGGVVASGANPAQNSTITLNMMDGSLWNGASYITDAAAGTGVIDLSMTNASWNMTDSSTVTNLTLNDGSTVNFQHAADSATWQTLTVNKDFVGNGGTVRFNTVLFDDDSKTDLMHVKGNTSGNAKVAVENIGGTGSQTIEGIKVIKVDGSSDGVFAKAGRIVAGAYDYDVVKKGNDWFLTSALTPDDPVPPEPPVPPEPPVPPEPPVPPEPPVPPEPPVPPVPPAPPAPPEGPRQVRPEGGSYLANNYAANTLFMTRLHDRLGETQYTDVLTGEEKVTSMWMRNVGNHNRFKDSSGTLTTRSNSYVLQMGGDLAQWSTDGLDRWHLGAMAGYANSSNHTKSKLNGYASRGEVSGYSVGLYGTWYANEADKTGTYVDTWALYNWFNNKVTGQDRPTEEYDSSGLTASVEAGYSFRVAESENFSYWIQPKAQLVWMDVQADDHREKNGTRIKDETDGNLMTRLGVRAQMNSKQPEGVENARGFQPFIEANWIHNTQDQSVRMDDTSVDMRGAKNIGELKIGVEGQITPRLTMWGNVAQQVGEKSYSNTQGMLGIKYSF; the protein is encoded by the coding sequence ATGCCGTATCCTAAGAAATATTCTCGAATTGCTGTTGCAATCTCAACAGCGCTTGCGTCTATGGTCTTTTCCGCGCAAGCGTCATATATAGATTTTGACAGTTTACCGACCTCTGGGTCGATAACCGATTTGCCCGCTGAGATTCAGGCACTGATCCCGACGGGTGCGAACTCGCAATTTACCAAAATCACCACGCCGCCCTCTAACTATGTCTATAAATGGGACATGGAGGCGATTCCTGTTTATGGTGATGGTGTGACGCTGACTGGGCCAGGGATGGAGGCTTTTGAACATACCATTATGGTGCTCCAGAACTCCGCGTCGGGAAGCCCTGGTGTGATTTTTGGTGATGATCTGACCATCAAAACCCAGTCCAAAAACGCTGCAAACAACGGTACAGATGTTGACGGTATCCGTACGCATGGTGCAAACACACCAAACAACCCGGTGTTCATCATTACTGGTGATCGGACCCAAATCTTCGTGGATGGTCAATCCGGTGACGGCATCAACGCCGGTTACAACGCACGTAACCAGGGCGAGATTGGCTCAGCGAATATTTATGTCGGCAATGAATTATATATAAAAACGACAGGTTTTCAGGGGCGAGGCATCACAGCAAACGCGATGAAAGATGCCAGTCAGGCGAAAAACCAGATTATCGTCGGCGATCATGCGCACATTGTCACCACCGGTGGCAGCGCTGAAGGCATTCGAACAGGGCAGAGTGGCTCTTCTGTTCGTCTGGGTAATGATGCAATCATTGAAACATCAGGATCCTCCTCAAACGCTGTTTATGCTGCCACATCGTCAAAAATAGACATTGGAAATAGTGCAACTGTTGATACAACAGGAGATTACGCAAACGCTGTAAATGCGGTTTCCGCTTCAATGATCAACATTGGAAATGATGCCACAATTACGACGCTCGGTCAGAATGCATCCGCAGCTTACTCATCAGGCACTTCATCTACTGTTTCGTTGGGAGAAAACGCAACATTATCCGTGGATGGTGCCAGTTCACATGGGGTCTATGCTTACACGGGAACGGTGAATGTCGGAAATAACGCCAATATCACCGTTAAAGGGACAACCAAAGCCAGTGGCTTTGCCACCAAATCCCCGTCAGGGTTATATGCCATTTCCCGCGGCAAAATTAACCTGGCCGGCGGCGCAGCGATCACCATGGCGGGCACCAATAGCGATCAAGTCTATGCCATGAACGCAGAAACCGGTGGGGTGATTGATGCCTCAGTCGGAGGTCAATTTACGATCAAGGGTGACATTCTGGCAAATGGCGGTGTTGTCGCCAGTGGAGCAAACCCTGCACAAAACAGTACCATCACACTGAACATGATGGATGGCTCCCTGTGGAACGGGGCTTCCTATATTACTGACGCTGCCGCCGGAACCGGGGTGATTGATCTCTCCATGACCAACGCCAGCTGGAACATGACTGACAGTTCCACCGTGACCAACCTGACGCTTAACGACGGCAGTACGGTGAACTTCCAGCATGCGGCAGACAGTGCGACCTGGCAAACGCTGACAGTCAATAAAGATTTTGTCGGTAACGGCGGTACGGTTCGCTTTAATACGGTGCTGTTTGACGATGATTCGAAAACAGACCTGATGCATGTGAAGGGCAATACCTCCGGTAATGCAAAAGTCGCTGTGGAAAACATCGGCGGTACCGGCTCGCAAACCATTGAAGGGATCAAGGTTATTAAAGTTGATGGTTCCTCCGATGGCGTATTCGCCAAAGCAGGTCGTATCGTTGCCGGTGCCTATGATTATGACGTGGTGAAAAAAGGCAACGACTGGTTCCTGACCAGTGCGCTGACACCAGATGATCCGGTACCACCAGAACCACCGGTACCACCAGAACCACCGGTGCCGCCCGAACCACCGGTACCACCAGAACCACCGGTGCCGCCAGAACCGCCAGTACCACCAGTACCACCTGCACCGCCAGCACCACCGGAAGGTCCGCGTCAGGTGCGTCCGGAAGGAGGCAGCTATCTGGCCAACAACTATGCGGCTAATACGCTGTTTATGACCCGACTGCATGATCGCCTGGGTGAAACCCAGTATACCGATGTGCTGACTGGCGAAGAAAAAGTCACCAGCATGTGGATGCGTAACGTCGGTAACCATAACCGCTTCAAAGACAGCAGCGGCACGTTAACCACCCGAAGCAACAGCTATGTCCTGCAGATGGGTGGTGACCTGGCGCAGTGGAGCACCGACGGTCTCGACCGCTGGCATCTGGGGGCAATGGCAGGCTACGCGAACAGCTCTAACCACACGAAGTCGAAGCTGAATGGCTACGCTTCACGTGGTGAAGTGTCGGGTTATAGCGTTGGGCTGTACGGCACCTGGTATGCCAACGAAGCGGATAAAACCGGTACCTATGTGGATACCTGGGCGCTGTACAACTGGTTTAATAACAAGGTTACTGGTCAGGACAGACCGACCGAAGAGTATGATTCCAGTGGTCTCACCGCCTCTGTTGAAGCCGGTTACAGCTTCCGGGTCGCTGAAAGCGAGAACTTCAGCTACTGGATCCAACCGAAAGCGCAGCTGGTGTGGATGGACGTGCAGGCTGACGATCATCGCGAGAAAAACGGTACCCGCATTAAGGACGAAACTGACGGTAATCTGATGACCCGTCTGGGCGTCAGAGCACAGATGAACAGCAAACAACCTGAAGGCGTTGAAAATGCACGCGGCTTCCAGCCGTTCATTGAAGCGAACTGGATCCACAACACGCAGGATCAAAGCGTGCGGATGGATGACACGAGCGTCGATATGCGCGGTGCGAAAAACATTGGTGAGCTGAAAATCGGTGTGGAAGGGCAGATTACGCCACGTCTGACGATGTGGGGCAACGTTGCTCAACAGGTCGGTGAGAAGAGCTACAGCAATACCCAGGGCATGCTGGGCATTAAATACAGCTTCTGA
- the fdhE gene encoding formate dehydrogenase accessory protein FdhE has product MSIRIIPQDELEKSEKRTAEAIPPLLFPRLKNLYNRRAERLRELAENNPLGDFLRFAALIAHAQEVVLYDHPLQMDLTARIKEAAAQGKPPLDIHILPRDKHWHTLLHSMIAELKPEMSGQALAVIENLEKASEQELEQMASALFASDFASVSSDKAPFIWAALSLYWAQMASLIPGKARAEYGEARQYCPVCGSMPVSSMVQIGTTQGLRYLHCNLCETEWHVVRVKCSNCEQSRELHYWSLDNEQAAVKAESCGDCGTYLKILYQEKDPNVEAVADDLASLVLDARMEQEGFARSSINPFLFPGEGE; this is encoded by the coding sequence ATGAGCATTCGCATCATCCCGCAAGATGAGCTGGAGAAGAGCGAGAAACGCACCGCGGAAGCAATTCCGCCCTTATTATTCCCCAGACTGAAAAATCTTTATAACCGTCGTGCAGAGCGCCTGCGCGAACTGGCGGAGAATAACCCGTTGGGTGATTTCCTGCGCTTTGCGGCGCTCATCGCTCACGCCCAGGAAGTGGTGCTTTACGATCACCCACTGCAAATGGATTTAACCGCGCGGATCAAAGAAGCCGCCGCCCAGGGCAAACCGCCGCTGGATATTCACATTCTGCCGCGTGACAAACACTGGCATACGCTGCTGCACTCAATGATTGCCGAGCTGAAGCCCGAGATGAGCGGTCAGGCGCTGGCGGTGATTGAAAACCTCGAAAAAGCCTCTGAGCAGGAGCTGGAGCAGATGGCGAGCGCGCTGTTTGCCTCTGATTTTGCGTCAGTCAGCAGCGATAAAGCTCCGTTCATCTGGGCCGCGCTGTCGCTCTACTGGGCGCAAATGGCCAGCCTCATTCCCGGCAAAGCGCGCGCAGAATATGGTGAAGCGCGTCAGTATTGCCCGGTCTGCGGTTCGATGCCGGTTTCCAGCATGGTGCAAATCGGTACAACGCAAGGTCTGCGCTATCTTCATTGCAATCTGTGTGAAACCGAATGGCACGTGGTGCGCGTGAAATGCAGCAACTGCGAACAGAGCCGCGAACTGCATTACTGGTCGCTGGATAACGAGCAGGCGGCGGTAAAAGCGGAAAGCTGCGGTGACTGCGGGACTTACCTGAAGATCCTGTATCAGGAAAAAGACCCGAATGTCGAAGCAGTCGCGGACGATCTCGCCTCGCTGGTGCTGGACGCGCGGATGGAGCAGGAAGGCTTTGCCCGCAGCTCCATCAACCCGTTCCTGTTCCCGGGCGAAGGGGAGTAA
- a CDS encoding response regulator transcription factor, with protein sequence MKILIAEDDTHIRQGLVDALSREGYTLIAAPDGRAALECYHRDKPDFVLLDIMMPEMDGYSVCREIRRHDEHIPIVFLSAKDEEIDRVVGLELGADDYISKPFGIHELRARIKTIARRCLSHNATQPNISFPFGDLTVYPNELCAWRGEQKLELTLREVHILCCLQRHKNQVVTRDMLFDAAWGYDYLPNSRTLDQHISRLRKVIEVDANHPQLIRTVHGLGYRYQVS encoded by the coding sequence ATGAAGATATTGATTGCGGAAGATGACACCCATATTCGCCAGGGCCTGGTGGATGCGCTGTCGCGCGAGGGCTATACCCTCATTGCCGCGCCTGATGGCCGGGCGGCGCTGGAATGTTACCATCGCGACAAACCAGACTTTGTGCTGCTGGACATCATGATGCCCGAAATGGACGGCTATTCGGTCTGCCGGGAAATACGCCGCCATGACGAACATATCCCGATTGTGTTTCTCTCTGCCAAAGATGAGGAGATTGACCGCGTCGTGGGGCTTGAACTGGGTGCGGATGATTACATCAGTAAACCGTTTGGTATTCACGAGCTGCGGGCGCGAATTAAAACCATTGCCCGGCGCTGTCTGAGCCATAACGCCACCCAGCCAAACATCAGCTTTCCTTTCGGTGATTTAACCGTCTACCCCAACGAGTTGTGCGCGTGGCGCGGCGAACAAAAGCTGGAGCTGACACTGCGGGAAGTGCATATTCTGTGCTGTCTGCAACGGCATAAAAATCAGGTGGTAACGCGCGACATGCTGTTTGACGCCGCGTGGGGCTACGATTACTTGCCTAACAGCCGCACGCTGGATCAGCATATTTCCCGGTTACGTAAAGTGATAGAAGTGGATGCCAATCACCCGCAGCTAATCCGAACGGTGCATGGTCTCGGATACCGTTATCAGGTATCGTGA
- the fabY gene encoding fatty acid biosynthesis protein FabY has product MYHLRVPQTEEELESYYQFRWEMLRKPLHQPKGSERDAWDAMAHHQMVVDEDGKLVAVGRVYINADNEASIRFMAVHPSVQDKGLGTLMAMTLESVARQEGVKRVTCSAREDAVAFFAKLGFVNQGEITTPQTTPVRHFLMIKPVATLDDILHRGDWCGQLQQAWYQHIPLSEKMGVRIHQYTGQKFITTMPETGNQNPHHTLFAGSLFSLATLTGWGLIWLMLRERHLGGTIILADAHIRYSQPISGRPMSIADLGSLSGDLDRLARGRKARVQLQVEMYGDDKLGAIFEGIYIVLPAKPFGPLEEGGNEEE; this is encoded by the coding sequence ATGTATCACCTTCGTGTACCGCAAACAGAAGAAGAATTAGAAAGCTACTACCAGTTCCGCTGGGAAATGCTGCGCAAGCCGCTGCATCAGCCGAAAGGCTCAGAACGAGACGCCTGGGATGCCATGGCGCATCATCAAATGGTTGTCGATGAGGATGGCAAACTGGTCGCCGTCGGGCGCGTTTATATCAATGCGGATAACGAAGCGTCGATCCGCTTTATGGCTGTGCATCCTTCCGTACAGGATAAAGGCCTGGGCACGCTGATGGCGATGACGCTGGAATCGGTGGCCCGTCAGGAAGGGGTCAAGCGCGTCACCTGTAGCGCAAGAGAAGATGCCGTCGCGTTTTTCGCGAAGCTCGGTTTTGTTAATCAGGGTGAGATCACGACGCCGCAAACCACGCCGGTTCGCCACTTTTTGATGATCAAACCGGTCGCCACGCTGGATGATATTCTGCATCGTGGTGACTGGTGCGGGCAGTTGCAGCAGGCATGGTATCAACACATTCCGCTCAGCGAGAAAATGGGTGTGCGCATTCATCAATACACCGGGCAGAAATTTATCACCACCATGCCGGAAACCGGCAATCAGAATCCGCACCACACGCTGTTTGCCGGCAGTCTGTTCTCCCTCGCGACACTGACCGGCTGGGGGCTCATCTGGCTGATGCTGCGCGAGCGCCACCTCGGCGGAACCATCATTCTGGCCGACGCGCATATTCGTTACAGCCAGCCGATCAGCGGCCGCCCGATGTCGATTGCTGATCTCGGCTCACTCAGCGGCGATCTCGATCGTCTGGCGCGTGGCCGCAAAGCGCGCGTACAACTGCAGGTAGAAATGTACGGAGACGACAAACTCGGCGCCATTTTTGAAGGGATTTACATCGTACTGCCCGCAAAACCCTTTGGGCCGCTGGAAGAGGGCGGTAACGAAGAGGAGTGA